The window AGTTTCAGATATAATTCCTGTTTGTGTCTTATGCGATCTTTTCTGGCCTTGCCGTAGTGATGGATGGGAATGCCCGTATTGAAAAGGGCCCTTTTTGCCTGCTGAAAGGATCCTGTTACAGTCTCATGAACTTTCCCGGTAAAATATATATCAGGGTCGTTCCTGAAGAGGCGAATCAAATCATTGGCTATAAAACCGGGATACCCCCTTCCTTCTTCGTAATCATCCGGATTGACTGTGACATTGGCCAGGTTAAGGGTGCTCTCATAATTTCTTAGAGTAAACAGGAAGCCGTCTGCATTTGTGGAAGAGAGGAGTGCCTTGATCTTGTCCCGATCTCTCTCTGCAATCACCTCATCTGCATCCATAATCAGTATCCAATCGCCGGTGGCATAGGTGATAGACTGATTACGGTGTTTGCTGTAGTCGTTTTCCCAGGGGTGGTGATAAATTTTTGCCTTGTAGCTCTTCGCGATATCAACGGTCTTGTCGGTTGATCCGGTGTCCACAATGACGATCTCATCAACTAGTGTCTTGACACTGTCAAGACACTGAGAAAGAAAATCCTCCTCGTCTTTTGTGATCATGCATAATGAAATAGTATCCATCCGATCTCCATATATTAAATCTGGAACTCAGGAACTCATAAAAAGAAAATACAAAAATCTCACCTTAATCTGGGACTCACGAACTCATGAAAGAACAGAGCAGCCAGAAGCCGAACTGCTTAAAATTAATTGCTCAAAAATACTTTCCTGGTAGCAATTAGATTTTTGAAAGTCTGTCGTAAATGCGACGCCCCTCCAGAGGCAGGTCTTCGAGTTGTAAAGCATGAAGTGTTACCACTTATATGAATGAATCTGGAACTCAAAAAATCAGGAATGGAACAGCATTTTTTCATGAGTTCCTGATTTCCAGATTCAAACGTCTTCCTGAATCTTTTCAAGCTCTCTCCTTCCTGATTTCTTGATTAAAAAATTCAAAATTATGTTTCACCGTCTTCGAAAACTGCTGTTTTATCCTGAAAAAACTCACGTCCGACTCTCTTAACCGTCAGCGGCATAGAGGCAAAATTGAGCAACAGGCCGCTTCCCGCCTGGGTTGCTTTCATGTAGGAACGTACTGTAGCAAAATGGATATTCTCCAAGGCTTTGATTGCCTTGAGTTCAACGACGACAGTGTGGGCAACTAACAGATCCATGCGGTGCTCCCCGACTATCTTTGCGCGATATATAATCGCAATGGGTTTCTGCCTTTCGTAGGGAACTTTTAGAAGGTCTAGCTCGATACAAAGGGCTTCCTCGTATATTGATTCCAGAAAACCTGGCCCAAGCTCCCGGTGTACGGCAATAGCAGCAGCAATAATCTTTCCGGTCAAATCCTT is drawn from Thermodesulfobacteriota bacterium and contains these coding sequences:
- a CDS encoding GxxExxY protein, which gives rise to MDDKDLTGKIIAAAIAVHRELGPGFLESIYEEALCIELDLLKVPYERQKPIAIIYRAKIVGEHRMDLLVAHTVVVELKAIKALENIHFATVRSYMKATQAGSGLLLNFASMPLTVKRVGREFFQDKTAVFEDGET